The Streptomyces sp. V3I7 genome segment CAATTGACTTCCCAGGCGAACATCGCCTCACACCAGCAGGCCCGGCAGCCCGTCTGACTGTCTGTTGTCACACCGGCTTCACACCGGCTGTCACACCGGTCTCCGAGGACGTCGTTCTTGCCGGGGAGAGCGGCCTTGGGAGCCCTCCTACCGACCCGCGCCCCCGCGGACCAGCTCGACCGTGGAACCGCGATCCGTGGAGACGGACGCGGTCTTGATCTCCACGGCGCCGGTCGCGGCATCGACGTACCAGCCCGACTCGGCCGATGCGAGAGCCTCGGCGTCGTCGAAGCGGGTCAGCGGGACGTGGTCCATGACGACGCTGTCCCGGGGGCCTGGCCGTGCACGGTCAGGCGGTACGAGCGCGCCGCTGGCTTGCCGGTGTAATCACCCACGCTGGCACCGACCTTGACGACGGTGGCCGCCGCGTCGGAGCCGGAGCCGCCGGACGCGTGCACCTGGACCCGCTGGGTGGCCGACGAGCCCTGTGTGAACTTCCGTGTCACAACGGCGTCTTCGTACAGCGTGTAGTCCGAGTCGTCCTGCGGATAGATGCCGTAGTCGAGTTCGCTCTTGTCGGGGGTCTGTCAGGACAAAGTCCCCTTGGGGCACATGGGGATGATGGCACCGCCCCGGACGAAGACCGGGAGGGTGTCGAGGGGCGCCGAGTAGCCGTTGACGGTGGTCGGGCCCTGGTACATCCTGCCCGTCCAGTAGTCGGTCCAGGTGCCCTTGGGCAGGCGGATGCCGCCCCGGACATCGGTGTCGCTGTAGACCGGGGCGACCAGGAAGTCCGGGCCCGCCCGCCAGGAACTCGTACCTGGCGTTCGGCCCGAGCGTCTGCGGGTCGTCGGGGTAGGCGAGTGACAGCGGCCGTACCGGTCCGACGCCCGTCTTCGTGGCCTGGGCCGACAGGGTCTTGCCATGTCCCGCGCCCAGTATCGGACTTCACTCTTACTGGTGATGGACGAGGTACTTTCAGAGCAGTGCTTTGCGGGATAGCGGCAGGCATTCCGCCACGTCCATGCAGCGGCGGCTACGGAAATACCAGTTCGTCGGTGGCCCATGGCCGGTTGGTGAATGGTTCAACTCGGACCTCGGACACCATCAGTTTTTCAACGGAGTGCTGGTCGGGAGTGATCCCGGCCAGCACTTTGTGTTACCGCAGCCGAGTCGGTAGGGCATGTGCAGTCCGAGCTCCGCGTAGAGCCGGTGAACGCCTCTCAGCATTCGACGAGTTACTCGCTCATGCCGCAGGCGGGTCGGTTGATGCTGCCCTGTGCAGTGTGTCGCGCCAGCGTTCGTGGAGCATGTCCATGTCCGGCAGGGCGGAGTCGGTGATGAACAGGGCGCTGGAGCGGTCTTGGTAGGTGATGAGGAGGATGGAAGCTGGCGAGCCGGGAGAAATGGCTGTCAGAGGGTCGATGGCGGTGACGGGATCAGTGCGGAACGAGAGGGGGTTGCGGACAGTCAGGTTGGAGCAGAAGACGCTGGCGCGTTGGGGGCTCAAGAGGGTCTTGAAGGACTTCTGAACGAGCCACGGAGGAGTCCCGGAAGCGATCCGACGGACGGCTTCTCGGTGTGGTGAGGACTTCAGAAGAGCGGTGGCGTGGACGGTCGTACGGAGATACTGCGGCAGAGGTGTCCCCGTGCCGGGCAGCGTGAAGCGGCCGGCGCTGACATGGTTTCCGGGCGCGTCAAGAGTGGCTGTGCTGCGCGTGCTGATCGCTACCGACAGGGGGATGCCGTCGGTCGGGCTGGGGTGGTGCTGCGCGGTCCAGCGCAGCAAGGTGTAGCCGAGAGTGGCGATGTAGGCGTCGTTGCAGGTTCCGGCGAGGGGACGCGTCAGAGCGCGCAGCAGGTGGCTGGGGACGGCGGCCCAACGGAACGTGCGTTCGGTGGAGTGCCCGTGTTCGGGGTGCGGCCACAGTCCCGTCTTGGTGCTGGCCTGTGCGATGACTCGTGCGGCAGCGGCCTTTTGACGCAGGATGGGCCGGGGCGGGTCGGACAGGTGGCGGATGGCTGCTGAGCACTGGTCGCGCGGGATGGTGGTGGGGCTGAAGAGGGTTTCCAGGGTGTGGATGAATCCGCCCCCGTCCTGCAGCCCGTGGCTCACTCGGTAGAGGACGGCATAGCGGTCGGGGGCATCTGCGT includes the following:
- a CDS encoding DUF5110 domain-containing protein, with product MYPQDDSDYTLYEDAVVTRKFTQGSSATQRVQVHASGGSGSDAAATVVKVGASVGDYTGKPAARSYRLTVHGQAPGTASSWTTSR
- a CDS encoding TIM-barrel domain-containing protein, whose product is MARPCRPRPRRRASDRYGRCHSPTPTTRRRSGRTPGTSSWRAGPDFLVAPVYSDTDVRGGIRLPKGTWTDYWTGRMYQGPTTVNGYSAPLDTLPVFVRGGAIIPMCPKGTLS
- a CDS encoding wax ester/triacylglycerol synthase domain-containing protein: MSLSTHRERDPGDALRYGRPSPLDSLLYHDPSMVIGALLHFRGTPPPLQALTEHVLQRLDQVPPLSLAMKGRGLQARWHRVRPEVGHHIRSQTVPAGRSTHDVVRELARAPFAPGEPLWDLTLLHADAPDRYAVLYRVSHGLQDGGGFIHTLETLFSPTTIPRDQCSAAIRHLSDPPRPILRQKAAAARVIAQASTKTGLWPHPEHGHSTERTFRWAAVPSHLLRALTRPLAGTCNDAYIATLGYTLLRWTAQHHPSPTDGIPLSVAISTRSTATLDAPGNHVSAGRFTLPGTGTPLPQYLRTTVHATALLKSSPHREAVRRIASGTPPWLVQKSFKTLLSPQRASVFCSNLTVRNPLSFRTDPVTAIDPLTAISPGSPASILLITYQDRSSALFITDSALPDMDMLHERWRDTLHRAASTDPPAA